Proteins from a single region of Vigna radiata var. radiata cultivar VC1973A unplaced genomic scaffold, Vradiata_ver6 scaffold_292, whole genome shotgun sequence:
- the LOC106778990 gene encoding uncharacterized protein LOC106778990 has protein sequence MRVVFRVQGVSGVVEGTESAADSSSKDEQKKDFKQKDDKALLIIHQCVDDTHFKKIKNATSAREAWSILVRCHSRGEKVKKMKSCGETIIDVMIMEKIMRSMPPVFDLIVVAIEESKDLEKLKIEELQSSFEAYEMRRRERNSINRDDQNKKAQSKEAHLVKDESDSEPLVLMVTTCLVIVALTNQVSKEWYLDSGCSNHMTHNKEWLVNLDEGKKSNVRVTDDS, from the exons ATGCGTGTAGTATTTCGTGTACAAGGTGTTAGTGGGGTGGTTGAAGGAACAGAGTCAGCAGCTGATTCTTCTAGCAAAGATGAACAGAAGAAGGATTTCAAGCAGAAAGATGACAAAGCGTTGTTGATTATCCACCAATGCGTGGATGATACGCACTTCAAGAAGATCAAGAATGCAACTTCAGCCAGGGAAGCGTGGAGCATCTTGGTTCGTTGTCATTCTAGAGGAGAAAAGGTCAAGAAA ATGAAGAGTTGTGGTGAGACTATTATAGACGTGATGATAATGGAGAAAATTATGAGATCAATGCCTCCTGTGTTTGATCTCATTGTTGTGGCCATAGAGGAATCCAAAGATCTGGAAAAGCTCAAGATCGAGGAATTACAAAGCTCATTTGAGGCCTATGAGATGCGAAGACGTGAAAGAAATTCAATAAATCGTGATGATCAG AATAAGAAAGCTCAAAGCAAGGAAGCACATTTGGTGAAAGATGAGTCTGATTCAGAGCCATTGGTTCTAATGGTTACAACTTGTTTAGTAATTGTTGCATTGACAAATCAAGTAAGCAAAGAATGGTATTTGGACTCGGGATGCTCAAATCACATGACACACAACAAAGAGTGGTTGGTCAATCTGGATGAAGGAAAGAAAAGCAATGTCAGAGTTACGGATGATAGTTAG